From the genome of Latilactobacillus curvatus JCM 1096 = DSM 20019:
TGAAGCGATAAATGTGAGTCCAAAGATGGTCATTAAGATTGGTCGCCACATCTTTTGACCGAAAATCGATGAAAAGAATAATGCGAGTGTGCTGATAACGAGTGTAATGACGATCATGCCTTGGCACCCCCATTAATCGTAGATTTCTTTGAAGAGAGGAAGAATGTGATGATGAAGCCAATCACACAGAAAATCACAGCAACGATGAAGGCTGCGTGATAACCAGAAAGGGTGGCATCAATCATCTTATCGCGGAAGGCCAATGGTAATGTCTTGACCATGTGTGTGCTTGGCATATTGCCTTTTGTAACACTAGAAAGCACACTGATTAAAATGGCTGTTCCGATTGAGCTGGCAACTTGGCGGAAAGTATTATTAACAGCTGTCCCATGACTAATTAAGTTCATTGGTAAAGCGTTCATTCCGGAAGTTGTGACAGGCATCATCACCATTGAAATCCCAAACATCCGGACAGCGTATAACACAACGATGTAGATGATTGGGGTAGTAGCTGTTAGGAAGATGAATGGCGCAGTTGCAGCCATCAATAAGAACATCCCGGTCATTGCTAAGCGTTTGGCACCATACTTATCAAAAATACGGCCCGTAATTGGCATCATAATCCCCATCATGAGGGAACCAGCTAATAACGTTAAGCCTGAATGGAAGGCAGATTCGCCACGAATGTTTTGAATGTATAGTGGCAAGACCATTTCGGCACCGACCATCGCCATGTTCGTCACACCACTTAAAATAGCGGCAATTGTGAAGACAGGTGATTTGAAAACGCGGAGTTCCAAGAATGGGTTTTCCATCGTGAGTTGGCGCCAGATGAATAAAGCAATTACCACAACGCCAATTGCTAAGGTTGTGAGAACGAGCGCATCGCCCCAGCCTTTATCGCCAACTTCTGAGAAGCCATAAAGCAAGCTCCCGAAGCCGACAGTTGATAAAATAATTGAAGGGACATCAATTTTAGGTTTTGAAAGTTGAATAACACTCTTCATTTGGAAACTAGCGAGGACTAAGACGAGAATCACGATTGGAATAATCATGCCGAATAAAACACGCCAGTTGTATGAATCGATAATCCAGCCTGAAAGGGTAGGCCCTAAAGCAGGTGCCAGGCCGATAACAATCCCGGCCATCCCCATGGCTGTTCCCCGTTTTTCAGGTGGGAAGATGGTGAGCATAATGGTTTGCAAAATGGGCATTGAAATCCCAACACCAGCAGCTTGAACAAGCCGGCCGATTAATAGAGTTGCAAATGAGCTCGTTGGTGCGATGTAACAGATAATAGTCCCGATTAAGAAGACAGTCATTGCTGACATGTAGAGGACTTTTGAATTGAATCGGTTAATTAACCAAGCACTAATGGGGATCATAATCCCGTTGACTAGTAAGAAACCGGTTGTGAGCCATTGAACGGCTGAGGTGGACACATCGAATGCTTTCATTAATGTGGGGAAAGCAGTTGATAAAATCGTCTGGTTCAAGACGGTACAGAAAGTACCAATCAATAAGACCAAGACTAAGACTGTCCGATTATATGGTTTCCCATGAATATCTAATGGTCTAGCGTCTGACAAGATAAAAATCTCCTTTGTGTGTTTTTGTTGATGCGATTTATTAGTTTAGACGCATTTGGTATCTTTGTCAAGTAAGTTGACAAAGGTGTTATTTAACTTGACAATCCCAATAGATTATCTATAATGAAAAATAATAATAGGAATGGAGTGGGGACTTGCAAAAAGACCTTTTTTTAAAGTTAATAGATACGGATCGATTGATTTTTGGGATTAGTGAAGTTTGTAAAATGGCGGGGGTTACACCGCGTCAACTCCGCTACTGGGAGCAAAAAGGATACATTAAAGCGCGTGAATTGGATGGCAATAAGGCCCGCGAGTACGACGCGCAAACAATGATTAAGGCGATCTTTATCAAGCATTTCTTAGATGAAGGCTACACGCTAGGGGTTGCTGTACAGAAAATTCAAAAACACATGGATAACATGAAGGTTGTTCGTTCGATAATTCGGGAACATTTTGAGGGGATTGAAGAGATTGATGGCGAAATGGCTGTTAATCTCGGTTACTTCGATGAAACAAAGCAACAAATCTTATACGCAATTGTCAAAGATGGGCATTCAACGTTTAAGCTGATGCCTGCTGATAAATGAAGGCAATCAAAAAAACGGTCCAAAGCGATTAAGCTTTGGACCGTTTTTGATTGCTAAATGTGTTCTATCAGCCATATCCTTCCGGTTAACCCTGAGCCGCAAACGATTGCTACGCAATCATTCACAACTTTGTATTAATCCTCGGTGGATACCCGACTTACGTCACACTCTACCTTGTTAATCTGTAAATTGCATCTGCATAGATTGCAATGGCATTCATGATATCTTCAATGTGCATATATTCATTTGCTTGATGCATCACATTTTCGCGTTCTTCTGGTAAGGCACCGAAAGCAACACCACGTTCTAAGATACGACCATATGTGCCACCACCGATAACTTGTTCGTGACCTTTAAGACCAGTTTGTTCTTCGAAGACGCTTAATAATGTTGCAACCAATGGATCGTCACCAGGCACGTAATGTGGTTCTTGTGCATGACCGTCAATTGTTACGTCAGCAAGATCACTAAGTGTGTTTGCTAAACCGTCGCGTGTGCTTTCAGCAGTCACACCTTTAGGATAACGGACGTTCAAGAGCACTGTTGCTACACCATCTTGTGTGTAGTTGAAGACTGCAGGACATGCTGTTAAGTCGCCCATCACATCATCTGTGTGGTTGATGTTTAAGAGGTGCCCACGTGAATCTTCGTGCATTAAGCGGGCAATTGTTCCGATGTAGTTGCCACCTTTAGTATCTAAGGCAAAGTCAGCTAAGAAAGTTGCCAAGTGTGTTGCAGCATTTACGCCGGCTTTTGGTTCTTGAGCATGTGAACCTTTACCGATTAAGTCGATGATTGTTTGGTCACCGTCAGTTGTGATTGTCCCTTGTAACTTGTGGTCGGCAACATAGGCGTCAAACTTAGCTTGGAAATCAGCTGGCATTGCACCCGTTAAGATGGCTTTAGCTGTTTGTGGCACCATGTTGGCGCGTAAACCAGATTTGAAGCTAACCAATGTCATATCGCCATCAGCACCGTCAACTGGTTTGAAAGTCATGAGGTATGACACAATCCCTTTTTCACCATTGATGATTGGGAAGTTTGCATCTGGCGAAATTGCAAAGTCAGGTTTTGGTTCAACTTCGAGGTAACGGTTGATCCCAACCCATTCACTTTCTTCGTCAGTCCCAACGATAAAGTGCACTTTTTTGTTTAATTCGATACCGTTGTCTTTTAATAATTTCAAAGCATAATATGCTGCGATTGAAGGCCCCTTATCATCTGATGAACCGCGGGCATAAATCTTACCGTCTTTGATCACTGGTTCAAATGGGTTTGTTTCCCAACCGTCACCGGCAGGCACAACGTCCATATGACCTAAAATCCCGAATATTTCGTCGCCACTACCGAGTTCAATGCGACCTGCAACGTTTTCAACATTCTTTGTTGTAAAACCGTCGCGGTCAGCGATTGCTAAGAATTGTAGCAAGGCATCGCGGGGGCCAGGGCCAAGTGGTGCGTCGTCTTCTTTATGGTCAACGTCGCGCGCACTATTAATCTTGAGTAAACTTGTTAAGTCAGCAAGCATTTGATCCTTATACTTTGCTGCTTCTTGTTGCCAATTCAATGTCATTGCAGTCCCAGCTTTCATTGTTAAATTTTAACCAAAAAACGGTTAATTAATTATTAATCTATTCACATTTTAGCATATTATTACAAATTTAAAAAGCGCTTGCCATTAAAAAATAAAAGGTTCACAAAGTCTCCATGAACCCTTTAAGGTTAGTGCTTCTTTAAAATCCGAAGTGCGTTTAAAATCGCGATTAACGTTACCCCGACATCGGCGAAAACGGCTTCCCACATTGTGGCAATTCCAAAGGCGCCTAATAATAAGAAGATGCCTTTGACCACTAATGCGAAAATGATGTTTTGCCAAACGATGCGGCGGGTGTACTTGGCGATCGAAATCGCAGTTGCTAATTTTGTCGGTTCATCGGACATCAAGACGATATCGGCAGCTTCAATAGCGGCGTCAGAACCTAACCCGCCCATAGCAACGCCCACGTCGGCACGGGCTAAAACGGGTGTGTCGTTGATTCCGTCACCAACAAAGACGATTTTTCCGTTGGTAGCGCGGTCTTCTGTGAGTTTGGCGACGGCGGCCACTTTATCTTGCGGCAGAAGTTCGCTTTGATACTTATCGATACCTAAGACGGCGCTGACTTGTTGCGCAACGGGTTGGTTATCGCCAGTCAACATAATTGTTTGATGAATCCCGGCGTGTTTTAGCTGCGCGACAGCCGTTTGTGCATCTGGTTTGACGGTGTCCGCAATGACGATATACCCCAAGTAGCGGTTGTTGTAAGCAACATGGACACTGGTGCCCACTTCACTAGGTGTGAGTGTTGCGATGCCACTGGCTTGTAACCAACTAGCCTTACCAGCTTGTAAAAGTTGTCCGTTGAGTTGCCCGCTAATCCCGTGACCAGCGGTTTCTTGGACGTCAGATAACGTCTTTGTGAGTGGCGTTTGGTTAGCTGCTAAAATCGATTGACCAATTGGATGGGTCGAGTGTTGTTCGACAAGGGCAGCTAGTGCTAAAAGTTCATCAGGTTGTTGATCGACCGAATGAACGGTGGTGACGCTGAAACTACCTTGGGTCAATGTCCCAGTCTTGTCGAAAAC
Proteins encoded in this window:
- a CDS encoding MDR family MFS transporter, translating into MSDARPLDIHGKPYNRTVLVLVLLIGTFCTVLNQTILSTAFPTLMKAFDVSTSAVQWLTTGFLLVNGIMIPISAWLINRFNSKVLYMSAMTVFLIGTIICYIAPTSSFATLLIGRLVQAAGVGISMPILQTIMLTIFPPEKRGTAMGMAGIVIGLAPALGPTLSGWIIDSYNWRVLFGMIIPIVILVLVLASFQMKSVIQLSKPKIDVPSIILSTVGFGSLLYGFSEVGDKGWGDALVLTTLAIGVVVIALFIWRQLTMENPFLELRVFKSPVFTIAAILSGVTNMAMVGAEMVLPLYIQNIRGESAFHSGLTLLAGSLMMGIMMPITGRIFDKYGAKRLAMTGMFLLMAATAPFIFLTATTPIIYIVVLYAVRMFGISMVMMPVTTSGMNALPMNLISHGTAVNNTFRQVASSIGTAILISVLSSVTKGNMPSTHMVKTLPLAFRDKMIDATLSGYHAAFIVAVIFCVIGFIITFFLSSKKSTINGGAKA
- a CDS encoding MerR family transcriptional regulator; the encoded protein is MIFGISEVCKMAGVTPRQLRYWEQKGYIKARELDGNKAREYDAQTMIKAIFIKHFLDEGYTLGVAVQKIQKHMDNMKVVRSIIREHFEGIEEIDGEMAVNLGYFDETKQQILYAIVKDGHSTFKLMPADK
- the pepV gene encoding dipeptidase PepV, which gives rise to MTLNWQQEAAKYKDQMLADLTSLLKINSARDVDHKEDDAPLGPGPRDALLQFLAIADRDGFTTKNVENVAGRIELGSGDEIFGILGHMDVVPAGDGWETNPFEPVIKDGKIYARGSSDDKGPSIAAYYALKLLKDNGIELNKKVHFIVGTDEESEWVGINRYLEVEPKPDFAISPDANFPIINGEKGIVSYLMTFKPVDGADGDMTLVSFKSGLRANMVPQTAKAILTGAMPADFQAKFDAYVADHKLQGTITTDGDQTIIDLIGKGSHAQEPKAGVNAATHLATFLADFALDTKGGNYIGTIARLMHEDSRGHLLNINHTDDVMGDLTACPAVFNYTQDGVATVLLNVRYPKGVTAESTRDGLANTLSDLADVTIDGHAQEPHYVPGDDPLVATLLSVFEEQTGLKGHEQVIGGGTYGRILERGVAFGALPEERENVMHQANEYMHIEDIMNAIAIYADAIYRLTR